CCATGGTGACCGCCAGGTACAGCGCCACCCGCCCGCGCGCCTGGTCGGTGGGGACGGAGAAGAAGACCGTGGACGCCAGCGCGATCGTGATCATCATGTCGCCGGCGGAGTTCACCGCGTGCAGCTCGATCAGTTTGCCGAGCCCGGACTCGCCCGCGCCGTGCGCGTGCGTGGCTTTACGGACCCCGCGGGCCGCCCCCGTGAAAGGGCTGCGCAGCACCCGGCCGACGCCCCGGCCGGCACGGCGGAGCGGACCGCCTTCGGCTGACCGGATGGCTCCCACCACGCCATACTGCCCCAACTCACACCGACGATGGCACTTTCGGCGCATCTACGGCTCGCCTCCGGGCCCCGCCGGGCCGACCTCCGGGCAGACCGGCACGAGGCTCGCCGCAGCCCGGCTATCCCCCGCACGGCCGCGCGGGGTAGCGTGCGTAGCGCGCCACCGGCGGTCGTTCTTGGCCGCGCTCCGAGTCTCGATCCCGCAGAATGGGAGTGACTAGGTGCGCCCGAGGCCGTTCGGGCGCGGACGTCGACGCGGTCCTGCGGTCCGCTCCGTCCGCCGACCCGGCCGTTCGGCTGGCGCACTCGTGAGACGGCGTGGAAGAGAGACAAGATTCTTGTGAGTGCTGCGATGCGAAGCCGTACCCCGGACCGCCTGTGCGCCGAGGCGGTCGAACTCGCCCGTACGGCGGCCGAGGAGGCCGCGCTGCCCGGGATGGTCGGCGAGCACGTCGAGGTCGCCGCCGACGGGGACCGCGTCGTCACCCACTACTTCGCCTGCAAGGACCCCGGGTACCGCGGCTGGCGCTGGGCCGTCACCGTGACCCGGGCCTCCCGCGCCAAGGCCGTCACCCTCGACGAGACGGTGCTGCTGCCGGGCCCCGACGCCCTCCTGGCACCCGAATGGGTGCCCTGGAGCGAGCGGCTGCGCCCCGGCGACATGGGACCGGGCGACCTGCTGCCCACCGAGGCCGACGATCTGCGCCTGGAGCCGGGCTGGACCGGTGAGGACGTCCCGCCGCCGAACTCCGCCGTCTCCGAGGAGATGGCCGAGCTCGCCGAGGCGGAGGACGCCGACGTCACGGCCGGCCCGCCCTCCGCGCAGCCCACCACGCCGCTGCGCGGCACGATCGCGTCGGTCGCCGAGGAGCTCGGCCTGCGCCGTGCCCGCGTCCTCTCCCGCTACGGCCTGCACACCGCGGCCGACCGCTGGGACGAGACGCACGGCGCCAAGACCCCCATGGCCCAGGCGGCCCCCGCGTCCTGCGAGAGCTGCGGCTTCCTGGCCCGTATCGGCGGCTCCCTGGGCCAGGCGTTCGGCGTCTGCGCCAATGAATTCGGCCCGGCGGACGGCCACGTCGTCTCCCTCGCCTACGGCTGCGGAGGCCACTCCGAGGCCGCGGTCATGCCGAAGCCGCCGCGGCCGTCGGAGCCGGTGATCGACGATTCGCTGGTGGACCCGTTGCCTTTGCGGCAGGCGGAGTCCTCGGAGGACGAGTCGTCGGAGGACGACCTCGGGCACGCCTGATCTTTCGGTGTCCTCAAGCGCCGGACGGGCTTGACGGGGCTGAGCTCAGCTCATTCCAGCCCGTCCGGCGTTTGAGGACACAGCACAGCAGCCCGTCCGGCGTTTGAGGACACAGCACAGCAGCCCGTCCGGCGTTTGAGGACGCGCCCGCAGGGCGCTCGCCGCCGCAGGCGGCAACGCGGCCCCCGGCGGACGCCGGTACGCACCCCATGGCGCGGAGCGCCCCCACAGGGGGGTACGTTCGCCGCAAAGGCAAGGCGAGTGACACGGCCAAGCCACAGCGGCCGGCGAAAGCGCAGGGAGACACACGTGAGCGGCACGGCAATGGTGCGGGGCACGGCCGACGGGGCGGATCCGTTCGGGACCGCGCGGTTGCGGCGCGGCGTGCTCGACGCCTGGGCGGCGTCGCCCGCCCGGTTCCGGGAGGACGCCAACGCCGAGGAGGACCTCGCGCTCGGCGGCTACCGCGACCGTCTCGTCGTCGAGCTGGCCCAGAACGCCGCCGACGCCGCCGCGCGCGCCGGTGTCCCCGGCCGGCTGCGGCTGACCCTGCACCCCGCGCGGGCCGGTGAGCCCGCCGTGCTGGCCGCCGCCAACACCGGCGCCCCCCTCGACGCCGCGGGCGTCGAGTCCCTGGCCACCCTGCGTGCCTCCGCCAAGCGCGACGACGAGCCGCGACGGGGACCGGACGGCGGGGACGGCGGGGACGGTGCCGTCGGCCGGTTCGGCGTCGGCTTCTCGGCCGTGCTGGCCGTGAGTGACGAACCCGCCGTCATCGCCCGTACCGGCGGCGTCCGGTGGTCGCTCGCGGAGGCGCGGACGCTCGCGGAAGAGACGGCGGCAGCCGCCCCCGCGCTCGGCGAGGAGATCCGCCGCCGCGAGGGTCACGTGCCGCTGCTGCGGCTCCCGCTGCCCGCCGAGGGCAGCGCACCCGACGGCTACGACACCGTCGTCGTGCTGCCGCTGCGCGACGGCGCGGCCGAGGACCTGACCGCCCGTCTGCTGGCCGGGGTCGACGACGCGTTGCTGCTGACCCTGCCGGGTCTGACGGAGGTCGTCATCGAGACGGCGGACGGCACCGTACGGACCCTGACGCGCCGCCAGGAAGGCCCGTACGTCATCGTCGACGACTCCGCGCGCGCGGCGGCCACCCGCTGGCGCGTCGAGCGCGCGGGTGGCCGGCTGGACGCCGCGCTGCTCGCCGACCGGCCCGTGGAGGAGCGGCTGCGCCCGGCGTGGGCGGTGACGTGGGCGGTGCCGGTGGGCACGGACGGCGCGCCCGAGCGGCCCCGGACCGCGCCGGTCGTGCACGCCCCGACGCCCACCGACGAGCCGCTGGGCCTGCCGGCCCTGCTCATCGCCACGTTCCCGCTCGAACCCACCCGCCGGCACGCCGCGCCCGGCCCCCTCACGGACTTCCTCGTCGAGCGCGCGGCCGAGGCGTACACCGCGCTGCTGCGCGACTGGCACCCCGTCGGCACCGGCACCCTCGATCTGGTCCCGGCCCCGCTGGCGCAGGGCGCCCTGGACGCGGAGCTCCGTAGGCTCGTCCTCGACCGGCTGCCCCGCGTCCCCTTCCTCCCGAGCGCGGCTTCCACCGGCGGCGCCGAAGAGCCCGCGCCCTCCGGTGGCATCGAGGGCATCCCCTGGACCCAGGGCCCCGACGCCTCCACCCAGACCGCGCAGCCCGCCCCGGCCACCGGCCGCGCCCCCGCCGACACCTGGGACGACGCCTTCGCGACCGCCCCCGGCGGCGAGACGCACGCACTGCGGCCCGTCGAGGCCGAGATCGTGGAGGGCGCGGGCGCGGAGACCGTCGCCGTGCTGGGCGAGCTGTTCCCGAGCCTGCTGCCCGCCGGGCTGGAGCGCCGCCAGGAGCTGCGCGCGCTCGGCGTGGCCCGGGTGTCGCTGGGCGAGACCATCGACCGCCTGGCGGGCGTCGAGCGGTCCGCCGCGTGGTGGCACCGCCTCTACGACAGCCTCGCCGGTGTCGACCCGGACCGGCTGAGCGGGCTGCCCGTGCCGCTCGCGGACGGGCGCACGGCCATCGGCCCCCGGCAGGTGCTGCTGCCGCCGCCGGACGGCACGGACCCCGAGCAGACCGAGCGGCTCTCCCGCCTTGGGCTGAAAGTGGCCCACCCCGACGCCGCCCACCCCCTGCTGGAGAAGCTCGGGGCCACCCCGGCCTCGCCGCGCGCCATCCTGACGACCCCCCAGGTGCGGGCCGCCGTCGCGAACTCCCTCGACGCCGAGGACGTGTGGGACGAGGACGCCCTCGACGCCGACGCCCTGGCCGAGACCGTCCTCACGCTCGTCCGGGAC
The window above is part of the Streptomyces syringium genome. Proteins encoded here:
- a CDS encoding DUF3027 domain-containing protein is translated as MRSRTPDRLCAEAVELARTAAEEAALPGMVGEHVEVAADGDRVVTHYFACKDPGYRGWRWAVTVTRASRAKAVTLDETVLLPGPDALLAPEWVPWSERLRPGDMGPGDLLPTEADDLRLEPGWTGEDVPPPNSAVSEEMAELAEAEDADVTAGPPSAQPTTPLRGTIASVAEELGLRRARVLSRYGLHTAADRWDETHGAKTPMAQAAPASCESCGFLARIGGSLGQAFGVCANEFGPADGHVVSLAYGCGGHSEAAVMPKPPRPSEPVIDDSLVDPLPLRQAESSEDESSEDDLGHA
- a CDS encoding sacsin N-terminal ATP-binding-like domain-containing protein, which codes for MVRGTADGADPFGTARLRRGVLDAWAASPARFREDANAEEDLALGGYRDRLVVELAQNAADAAARAGVPGRLRLTLHPARAGEPAVLAAANTGAPLDAAGVESLATLRASAKRDDEPRRGPDGGDGGDGAVGRFGVGFSAVLAVSDEPAVIARTGGVRWSLAEARTLAEETAAAAPALGEEIRRREGHVPLLRLPLPAEGSAPDGYDTVVVLPLRDGAAEDLTARLLAGVDDALLLTLPGLTEVVIETADGTVRTLTRRQEGPYVIVDDSARAAATRWRVERAGGRLDAALLADRPVEERLRPAWAVTWAVPVGTDGAPERPRTAPVVHAPTPTDEPLGLPALLIATFPLEPTRRHAAPGPLTDFLVERAAEAYTALLRDWHPVGTGTLDLVPAPLAQGALDAELRRLVLDRLPRVPFLPSAASTGGAEEPAPSGGIEGIPWTQGPDASTQTAQPAPATGRAPADTWDDAFATAPGGETHALRPVEAEIVEGAGAETVAVLGELFPSLLPAGLERRQELRALGVARVSLGETIDRLAGVERSAAWWHRLYDSLAGVDPDRLSGLPVPLADGRTAIGPRQVLLPPPDGTDPEQTERLSRLGLKVAHPDAAHPLLEKLGATPASPRAILTTPQVRAAVANSLDAEDVWDEDALDADALAETVLTLVRDAGLVPGDEPWLGALALPDEDGELAPAGELVLPGSPFERVIRPGELAACDAALADHWGEQPLTACGVLADFALVRATDVVLDPEELDPREGDYAEPDDVGLLDAVDVWCEDVLDQLPDTPVPPVATEIVAVRDLDLVDDDAWPQALALLSRPPLRDALTTPVRILLPDGTTESVRPYTAWWLRGHPVLGGRRPAGLRAAGGDPLLAGLYEAADAAGLADEQVLRALGVRTSVAALLDEPGGAAELLARLADDRLPVGEAQLHALYGALADLDPDQVTLPDELRAVVDGEVTVVDAAEALVADAPDLMPLAEGHPVLPVRPERAAELAELLQVRRVSEVFPVVVPAGDGEVRQVPDGVRVLLPGAPSSYVEHGELVVGGIELDWRYGPDGVLHATTLEGVAAGLAWAAGHWSRRFEAAALLEDPSRTDELARARWFD